A single Pseudomonas brassicacearum DNA region contains:
- a CDS encoding LysR family transcriptional regulator, with protein sequence MELSQLRMLKTVCDTGSIARAAEVLHCVPSNITARLKSLERELGTPLFFREGRGLQVSPAGEVFLEYATKILSLTEEARRAVAPTRAPSGPLRIGAIESSATGRLPQLLAKYHAQYPQVSLELSTGTWAQLLDDIQHHRLDGVIVAVDIERPGLKRAVMYREDLVLIASESHGPLHSAADLQGKAIFMWPTGCPYRLALEQWLLRHDQVQPITSIASYGAIVGCVSAGAGVSLVPRGIYEQYRQGAGWTGYEFPELTGIDNLFYWHENAGRHPAREAFLTMLQTEFEG encoded by the coding sequence ATGGAACTGTCCCAACTGCGCATGCTCAAGACAGTCTGCGACACCGGCAGCATCGCCCGCGCCGCCGAAGTGCTGCACTGTGTGCCGTCCAACATCACCGCGCGCCTCAAGTCCCTGGAACGAGAGCTCGGCACGCCGCTGTTTTTTCGCGAAGGTCGCGGGCTGCAGGTCAGCCCGGCAGGCGAAGTGTTTCTGGAGTACGCGACAAAAATACTGAGCCTGACGGAAGAAGCCCGCCGCGCAGTCGCCCCCACCCGCGCACCGAGCGGCCCACTGCGCATAGGCGCAATCGAGTCCAGCGCCACCGGGCGCCTGCCTCAGTTGCTCGCCAAATACCACGCGCAGTATCCGCAAGTGTCACTGGAACTGAGCACCGGCACCTGGGCGCAGTTGCTGGACGATATCCAGCATCACCGGCTCGATGGCGTGATCGTAGCGGTGGACATCGAACGGCCCGGCCTCAAGCGAGCCGTGATGTACCGCGAAGACCTGGTGCTCATCGCCTCCGAGTCCCACGGCCCGCTGCACAGCGCCGCCGATCTGCAAGGCAAGGCGATCTTCATGTGGCCCACGGGCTGTCCGTACCGCTTGGCGCTGGAGCAGTGGCTACTGCGTCATGACCAAGTGCAACCGATCACCAGCATTGCCAGTTATGGCGCCATCGTTGGCTGTGTCAGCGCGGGTGCAGGCGTCTCGCTGGTGCCCCGGGGGATCTATGAGCAATACCGCCAGGGCGCTGGTTGGACAGGGTATGAGTTTCCCGAGCTGACGGGCATCGATAACCTTTTTTACTGGCATGAAAACGCTGGGAGACATCCTGCCAGGGAGGCGTTTTTGACGATGCTGCAAACGGAGTTCGAAGGCTAG
- a CDS encoding DUF2268 domain-containing putative Zn-dependent protease (predicted Zn-dependent protease with a strongly conserved HExxH motif) gives MEKWTLHWLEASGSLAELRRELVDEFDAAYEAIARLMPPPRLDVLIQRLPGETIPEMGLVGRAYRSSMFTMTLDPDNPNFFSSLRTGALRRHVVHEVHHCLRMGGPGYGWTLGEALVSEGLAGQFVRHVLGTDPEPWEHAIASADLLGSPVGLQILESRYYDHNEWFFGFGDKPKWLGYSLGYQMVGRWLASRGETDISTWVNAPAADIMANALEEGLVLAEP, from the coding sequence ATGGAGAAATGGACGCTGCACTGGCTGGAGGCCTCGGGGAGTCTTGCCGAGCTTCGCCGAGAGCTGGTTGACGAGTTTGACGCCGCTTACGAGGCTATTGCTCGCCTGATGCCCCCACCGCGACTCGATGTCCTGATTCAGAGGCTACCGGGCGAAACCATTCCGGAAATGGGCCTGGTAGGACGGGCGTATCGCAGTTCCATGTTCACCATGACCCTTGATCCCGACAATCCGAATTTCTTTTCCAGCCTACGCACCGGCGCACTGCGTCGGCATGTTGTTCATGAGGTTCACCATTGCCTGCGCATGGGCGGCCCTGGTTATGGCTGGACGTTAGGCGAGGCGTTGGTCAGCGAAGGGCTTGCCGGTCAGTTTGTTCGGCATGTGCTTGGTACTGATCCGGAGCCTTGGGAGCATGCCATCGCATCTGCCGATCTTTTAGGCTCACCGGTTGGACTGCAAATTCTCGAGTCGAGGTATTACGATCACAACGAGTGGTTCTTTGGTTTTGGCGACAAACCCAAATGGCTCGGTTACTCGTTGGGCTATCAAATGGTCGGACGTTGGCTTGCATCGAGGGGTGAAACCGATATTTCAACCTGGGTCAACGCGCCTGCAGCAGACATCATGGCCAACGCGCTGGAGGAAGGTTTGGTATTGGCCGAGCCCTGA
- a CDS encoding HIT family protein: MKLAPHFILHETTHWIVNHHLASALPGYLMLGSKHHVNSLAQLPEPALAELGGLMANIQSVLETQLNPKWLYISRFGHDPRYPIHFHFIPVYDWVEALFWKDARYRLLETFGAQENTQTLTDGAELTLFIWREFGESPTPPAIQGPSISQVIERLRQEFRARPIPNLPPARWP; the protein is encoded by the coding sequence TTGAAATTAGCACCACACTTCATCCTCCACGAAACCACCCACTGGATAGTCAACCACCACCTGGCATCCGCCCTGCCCGGCTACCTCATGCTCGGCTCCAAGCATCACGTAAATTCACTGGCCCAATTGCCCGAACCCGCACTCGCAGAGCTGGGAGGCCTGATGGCAAACATCCAGAGCGTTCTTGAAACACAACTGAACCCCAAATGGCTGTACATCAGCCGCTTCGGCCACGATCCCCGCTACCCCATCCACTTCCATTTCATCCCGGTGTACGACTGGGTCGAGGCACTGTTCTGGAAAGATGCGCGGTACAGGTTGCTGGAAACCTTTGGGGCTCAAGAAAACACTCAGACATTGACCGACGGCGCCGAGCTGACGTTGTTCATCTGGCGTGAGTTTGGCGAGAGCCCTACGCCGCCGGCGATCCAAGGGCCTTCTATCAGCCAGGTAATTGAAAGGTTGCGGCAGGAGTTCAGGGCTCGGCCAATACCAAACCTTCCTCCAGCGCGTTGGCCATGA
- a CDS encoding protein-glutamate methylesterase/protein-glutamine glutaminase: MSKKINVLLVDDSAVVRQVLLAILSDTPDIHVMGAAADPIFAMDKLAKQWPDVIVLDVEMPRMDGITFLKKIMSERPTPVVICSSLTPRGAETTLQAMAAGAVEIITKPTTGLKNFLLESAPELVSAIRAAAQVNVRNLGKRPAPIALTPATKLTADAMLPAANGHAMAQTTERIVALGTSTGGTQALEAVLTALPRVCPGIVIVQHMPEKFTASFAARLNSLCQIEVREARNNDRIHPGLALIAPGGKHMMVTRSGAFYHVQVVDGPLVNRHRPSVDVLFRSVAKFAGRNATGIIMTGMGDDGARGLKEMLDAGSTTVAQDEASCVVFGMPKEAIKLNAAQRVMGLQEIAQVILHR, encoded by the coding sequence ATGTCAAAAAAGATCAATGTACTGCTGGTGGATGACTCCGCCGTGGTTCGCCAGGTATTGCTGGCGATCCTCAGCGACACACCGGACATCCACGTCATGGGCGCGGCGGCCGACCCGATTTTCGCCATGGACAAACTGGCCAAGCAATGGCCCGACGTGATCGTGCTGGACGTGGAAATGCCGCGCATGGACGGCATCACCTTCCTGAAAAAAATCATGAGCGAGCGCCCCACGCCGGTGGTGATCTGCTCGTCCCTGACGCCCCGGGGCGCGGAAACCACCTTGCAGGCGATGGCCGCTGGCGCGGTGGAAATCATCACCAAACCCACCACCGGCCTGAAGAACTTTCTGTTGGAGTCGGCCCCGGAGCTGGTGTCGGCGATCCGTGCCGCCGCCCAGGTCAACGTGCGCAACCTGGGCAAGCGTCCCGCCCCGATCGCGCTGACACCCGCGACCAAACTCACCGCCGACGCCATGCTGCCCGCCGCCAACGGCCACGCCATGGCGCAGACCACCGAACGCATCGTCGCCCTGGGCACCTCCACCGGCGGCACCCAGGCCCTGGAAGCGGTGCTCACCGCCCTGCCGCGAGTGTGCCCGGGCATCGTCATCGTCCAGCACATGCCGGAAAAATTCACCGCCTCGTTTGCCGCCCGGCTCAACAGCCTGTGCCAGATCGAAGTGCGCGAGGCCCGCAACAATGACCGCATCCACCCCGGCCTGGCGCTCATTGCACCGGGCGGCAAACACATGATGGTGACCCGCAGCGGCGCGTTCTATCACGTGCAGGTGGTGGACGGCCCGCTGGTCAACCGCCATCGCCCTTCGGTGGATGTGTTGTTTCGCTCAGTCGCCAAATTCGCCGGCCGCAACGCCACCGGCATCATCATGACCGGCATGGGCGACGACGGTGCCCGCGGCCTGAAGGAAATGCTCGACGCCGGCAGCACCACCGTGGCCCAGGACGAAGCCAGCTGCGTGGTCTTCGGCATGCCCAAGGAAGCGATCAAACTCAACGCCGCACAACGGGTGATGGGGTTGCAGGAGATTGCGCAGGTCATCTTGCATCGATAA
- a CDS encoding mechanosensitive ion channel family protein — protein sequence MIEGFEGFFEGYTVLGISLASWIFAFSAAVLSYVLARTAIRFVFKRIQARARAGDGHLGYIASQVLSATSNTLLLLASILVGIGILDLPERWLSRVSSLWFVVVALQVGLWTNRALALLLHRYFSVHGANGTFQASALATLSLWGARVLLWAVILLAMLSNVGVNITAFVASLGVGGIAVALAVQNILGDVFASLAIAVDKPFEVGDFIVVGSLAGTVEHVGLKTTRIRSLGGEQIVMANADMIGSTIQNYKRLHERRIVFEFRLTYDCSTEQIRQITQRVEAIIRSEEQARFDRCHFRSFGQSALEFETVYIVLDASYNVYMDVQQSINLKIMEAVAELDTKFAFPSQTLHIASLPDSVALRPVTQHSSRAGHA from the coding sequence ATGATTGAGGGTTTTGAGGGATTTTTCGAAGGGTACACGGTGCTCGGTATTTCGTTGGCTAGCTGGATCTTTGCATTCAGCGCTGCTGTGCTCAGCTACGTGCTTGCAAGAACCGCGATCCGCTTTGTTTTCAAGAGAATCCAGGCAAGGGCGAGGGCGGGCGATGGTCACCTTGGCTACATTGCCAGCCAAGTGCTGTCGGCAACCAGCAACACGCTGCTGTTATTGGCGTCGATTCTGGTCGGGATAGGCATACTTGATTTGCCTGAGCGCTGGCTCAGTCGTGTCAGCAGCCTTTGGTTCGTGGTGGTCGCGTTGCAGGTCGGCTTATGGACGAACCGAGCATTGGCGCTTTTGCTGCATCGCTATTTCTCTGTCCATGGTGCGAATGGGACATTCCAGGCAAGTGCCTTGGCGACCCTGAGTCTCTGGGGCGCAAGGGTGCTCCTCTGGGCGGTGATTTTACTCGCGATGCTGTCCAACGTTGGCGTTAACATCACGGCCTTCGTGGCGAGCCTCGGCGTGGGTGGTATTGCCGTGGCACTGGCGGTGCAGAATATTCTTGGCGATGTGTTCGCCTCGCTGGCGATTGCCGTTGACAAGCCATTCGAGGTGGGCGATTTCATCGTGGTGGGTTCGCTTGCCGGTACGGTGGAGCACGTTGGCCTGAAGACGACCCGCATACGAAGTCTGGGGGGCGAACAAATTGTCATGGCGAACGCCGATATGATCGGCAGCACGATCCAGAACTACAAACGGCTGCATGAGCGACGGATTGTCTTCGAGTTTCGCCTGACTTATGACTGTTCAACCGAACAGATCAGGCAGATCACGCAGCGGGTTGAAGCAATCATCAGGAGTGAAGAGCAGGCCCGGTTCGATCGGTGTCATTTCAGAAGTTTTGGCCAGAGCGCCCTTGAGTTCGAGACGGTGTATATCGTCCTGGACGCCAGTTATAACGTCTACATGGACGTCCAGCAGAGTATCAATCTGAAGATCATGGAAGCGGTTGCCGAGCTGGACACGAAATTTGCTTTCCCGTCACAGACCCTCCATATCGCTTCATTGCCCGACTCCGTGGCACTGCGCCCGGTCACTCAGCATTCGTCGCGTGCCGGGCATGCTTGA
- a CDS encoding DMT family transporter, with protein sequence METRFVLVEGSSGKTGVKVILATLLVIVCWAYSPIGIRIGLQAYEPGQLALMRFLIASVFMALVAMVKGLSSPRFRDLPLLAVLGFFAVSLHHIALNYGQRGVSAGAASVLAQSTPLFSTLLAHFVFKDRVSGWQWGCVLCGLLGAGVVVAGDRGLGDMDAHGLLILLAALSWSLYFALLKRHAHRYDGLTLVCYTVWSGTILLFIFAPGMLSAARQASASVNLAVLILGIFPSALAYLAWAYVLAHSNVSRASMALYLIPPTAMLMASLVLAERPSAMVIVGAVIVLMSVLALKLEPGSGAKVG encoded by the coding sequence ATGGAAACGCGTTTTGTGCTGGTTGAGGGTTCCTCCGGCAAAACCGGTGTGAAGGTTATCCTGGCGACGCTGTTGGTGATTGTTTGCTGGGCTTATTCGCCGATTGGTATTCGTATTGGTTTGCAGGCTTACGAGCCGGGTCAATTGGCGTTGATGCGGTTTCTCATCGCTTCGGTGTTCATGGCTCTTGTGGCGATGGTGAAGGGTCTTTCTTCGCCGCGTTTCAGGGATTTGCCGTTGCTGGCGGTGTTGGGTTTTTTTGCCGTCAGCCTGCACCACATCGCCCTCAATTACGGTCAGCGAGGCGTCAGCGCCGGGGCGGCCAGTGTGCTGGCTCAGTCCACGCCGTTGTTCAGCACGTTACTGGCGCATTTTGTCTTCAAGGACAGGGTCAGTGGTTGGCAGTGGGGGTGTGTGCTGTGCGGCTTGCTTGGCGCAGGCGTGGTGGTCGCGGGGGATCGTGGCTTGGGTGATATGGACGCCCATGGGCTATTGATCCTGTTGGCGGCGCTGTCCTGGAGTTTGTATTTCGCTTTGCTAAAGCGCCATGCCCATCGTTATGACGGTTTGACCCTGGTTTGCTACACCGTTTGGTCGGGCACGATTCTGTTGTTCATTTTTGCGCCGGGGATGTTGAGCGCGGCGCGACAGGCTTCGGCTTCGGTGAATCTGGCGGTGTTGATTCTGGGTATTTTTCCCAGCGCGTTGGCGTACCTTGCTTGGGCTTACGTGCTGGCGCACAGCAACGTGAGCCGCGCTTCCATGGCGCTTTACCTGATACCGCCCACGGCGATGTTGATGGCTTCTTTGGTGCTGGCTGAGCGCCCGTCAGCGATGGTTATTGTTGGGGCGGTGATTGTGTTGATGAGCGTGCTGGCGTTGAAGCTTGAGCCGGGAAGTGGGGCAAAAGTCGGTTGA
- the cheD gene encoding chemoreceptor glutamine deamidase CheD: MNAAIKEVAEVYLAPGEFRFATCPTRLRTILGSCVAITLWHPERRIGAMCHFMLPSRVRCSTALNGLYADEAIELFIRQARVHRTEPEDYQLKLFGGGEMFPELQRHVPYGDVARLNVNAALEMAALYRLDLIAQDMGSTGHRSIIFDLCSGDVWVRHQPLRTRH, translated from the coding sequence ATGAACGCCGCCATCAAGGAAGTGGCCGAGGTGTACCTGGCGCCAGGTGAGTTTCGCTTCGCCACCTGCCCGACCCGCCTGCGCACGATCCTCGGCTCCTGCGTGGCGATCACGCTGTGGCACCCGGAACGCAGGATCGGCGCCATGTGCCACTTCATGTTGCCCAGCCGGGTGCGCTGCTCCACCGCACTGAACGGCCTCTATGCCGACGAAGCCATCGAACTGTTCATCCGCCAGGCCCGGGTCCATCGCACCGAACCCGAGGACTACCAACTCAAGCTGTTCGGCGGCGGCGAGATGTTCCCCGAGCTGCAACGCCACGTGCCCTACGGCGATGTGGCGCGGCTGAACGTCAACGCCGCGCTGGAAATGGCCGCCCTCTATCGCCTCGACCTGATTGCCCAGGACATGGGCAGCACTGGCCATCGCAGCATCATCTTCGACCTTTGCAGCGGCGATGTGTGGGTCCGGCACCAACCTCTAAGGACCCGGCACTGA